The proteins below come from a single Miscanthus floridulus cultivar M001 chromosome 1, ASM1932011v1, whole genome shotgun sequence genomic window:
- the LOC136504545 gene encoding uncharacterized protein, with protein MGYWWDRVVLPVRRAWLGVASRFGVRQTGLWRLRQEVSTCEYEDVHVMWEMLSRTTAPPPAPRRPSRFRPHPRPWGDRFRLCRGF; from the exons ATGGGCTACTGGTGGGACCGCGTCGTGCTGCCGGTGCGGCGGGCCTGGCTCGGCGTCGCGTCCCGCTTCGGTGTTCGCCAAACCG GGCTGTGGAGGCTGCGGCAGGAGGTGAGCACGTGCGAGTACGAGGACGTGCACGTGATGTGGGAGATGCTGAGCCGCACCAcggcgccgccgcccgcgcccaggCGGCCCAGCCGGTTCCGGCCGCACCCGCGGCCGTGGGGCGACAGGTTCCGCCTCTGCCGGGGCTTCTAG
- the LOC136504536 gene encoding BTB/POZ domain-containing protein SR1IP1-like has protein sequence MEESRLDTPAMRRISDWIMSQEFPSDITIQVGEATFNLHKLPLASRCGYIRKQVSGINGSRVTHIDLTGMPGGAAAFELVTKFCYGEDFEITEGNVAMLRCAAEHLEMTDNSMGGNLAARTEAYLEGVALMSLAGAVTVLRRSEDLLPVSEDVDLVGRCVDAIAYITCSDSQFNMSVGNTTNGNGMAVSSSKAVDDWLADELTSLRIDTFQRVLIAMKARGFKGIALGTLIMLYAQKSLRRLDTHGREKKKMDPKQEHEKRVVLETIVTLLPKEKNSMSVSFLSMLLRSALYLDTTLACRLDLEKRMAAQLGQAVLDDLLIPSSSPEAGTTFDVDAVQRILVGYLEHEAEAARLDYNTDDDFISTASPPNDVGMVGKLMESYLAEIASDVNLPIDKFTDLAEMIPERARFNEDGMYRAIDIYLKAHPHLSEAERKKVCRVMDCQKLSREACAHAAQNDRLPVQTVVQVLYHEQRRLREAPKHAPPPSGVSSFYGGDSLAPSPPHRPAPTPSLLGQHARSVPDEVSRLQRENEELKMELLRLKMHLRDPPAALPQPSGAPPSGRRPPPKKAAGGSGGFMNNVSKKLGRLNPFLRLDAVGTEPPKDRRRRRSIEW, from the exons ATGGAGGAGAGCCGGCTCGACACGCCGGCGATGAGGAGAATCAGTGACTG GATAATGTCACAAGAATTCCCAAGCGATATAACCATCCAGGTTGGGGAGGCGACCTTCAACTTACACAAG CTCCCGTTGGCATCGAGGTGCGGCTACATAAGGAAGCAGGTGTCGGGGATCAATGGCTCCAGGGTCACCCACATCGACCTTACGGGCATGCCGGGCGGCGCCGCGGCGTTCGAGCTCGTCACCAAGTTCTGCTACGGCGAGGACTTCGAGATCACGGAGGGCAACGTCGCCATGCTGCGGTGCGCCGCCGAGCACTTGGAGATGACCGACAACAGCATGGGCGGGAACCTGGCCGCCAGGACGGAGGCCTACCTGGAGGGCGTGGCGCTGATGAGCCTCGCGGGCGCGGTCACCGTGCTCCGGAGGTCGGAGGATCTCCTCCCGGTGTCCGAGGATGTGGACCTCGTCGGCAGGTGCGTCGACGCCATCGCGTACATCACCTGCAGCGACAGCCAGTTCAACATGTCCGTGGGCAACACCACCAACGGTAACGGCATGGCCGTGTCGTCGTCCAAGGCCGTCGATGACTGGTTGGCTGACGAGCTGACGTCGCTGCGGATTGACACGTTCCAGAGAGTCCTCATTGCCATGAAGGCGAGGGGGTTCAAGGGCATTGCTCTGGGCACGCTCATCATGCTCTATGCTCAGAAGTCGCTGCGAAGACTG GACACACACGGAAGGGAGAAGAAAAAGATGGACCCGAAGCAGGAACACGAGAAGCGTGTGGTGCTTGAGACCATCGTGACTCTGctgcccaaggagaagaactCCATGTCCGTGAGCTTCCTCTCGATGCTGCTTCGGTCAGCGCTGTACCTGGACACGACCCTGGCGTGCCGGCTCGACCTCGAGAAGCGGATGGCCGCGCAGCTCGGGCAGGCCGTGCTGGACGACCTCCTGATCCcgtcctcctcgcccgaggccggCACCACGTTCGACGTCGACGCGGTCCAGAGGATCCTGGTCGGGTACCTGGAGCACGAGGCCGAGGCGGCCCGGCTGGACTACAACACCGACGACGACTTCATCTCGACGGCGTCGCCGCCCAACGACGTCGGAATGGTCGGCAAGCTCATGGAGTCGTACCTGGCCGAGATCGCGTCGGACGTGAACTTGCCCATTGACAAGTTCACCGACCTCGCCGAGATGATCCCGGAACGCGCCAGGTTTAACGAGGACGGCATGTACCGTGCCATCGACATCTACTTGAAG GCGCATCCGCATCTGAGCGAGGCCGAGCGGAAGAAGGTGTGCCGGGTGATGGACTGCCAAAAGCTGTCGCGCGAGGCGTGCGCGCACGCGGCGCAGAACGATCGGCTGCCAGTGCAGACGGTGGTGCAGGTTCTCTACCACGAGCAGCGGCGCCTGCGCGAGGCCCCTAAgcacgcgccgccgccgagcgGCGTGTCGTCGTTCTACGGCGGCGACTCCCTGGCCCCGTCGCCGCCACACAGGCCGGCGCCGACGCCGAGCCTCCTGGGCCAGCACGCCCGGAGCGTACCGGACGAGGTGTCGCGGCTACAGCGGGAGAACGAGGAGCTCAAGATGGAGCTGCTGCGGCTGAAGATGCACCTGAGGGACCCGCCCGCGGCGCTCCCGCAGCCCAGCGGCGCTCCACCGTCGGGGCGCCGCCCGCCGCCGAAGAAGGCCGCAGGCGGCAGCGGAGGGTTCATGAACAACGTGTCCAAGAAACTCGGGCGGCTGAACCCGTTCCTGCGGCTTGATGCCGTGGGCACGGAGCCGCCCAAGGATCGGAGGCGGAGGCGCTCCATCGAATGGTGA
- the LOC136504552 gene encoding FAD-linked sulfhydryl oxidase ERV1-like isoform X2, producing the protein MPLLGWNPLAPVLQTVAAFSRHILIAPDAGPDDHRLRPLLALSLSPPSPAPPRPEVLKKDKDAKEAPLTKEEVGRATWMLLHTIAAQFPDEPTRQQKRDAKELMHIISRLYPCKECADHFKEVLKANPVQAGSQAEFSQWLCYVHNVVNRRIIGKLRSQGQKEEN; encoded by the exons ATGCCACTGCTGGGCTGGAACCCGCTGGCACCCGTCCTTCAGACCGTCGCCGCTTTCTCCCGCCACATCCTCATCGCCCCCGACGCCGGCCCCGACGACCACCGCCTCCGCCCCCTCCTAGCGCTCTCCCTCTCCCCGCCTTCGCCGGCACCACCGCGGCCGGAGGTCCTGAAG AAGGATAAGGATGCCAAGGAGGCGCCCCTGACGAAGGAGGAGGTCGGCCGGGCCACGTGGATGCTGCTTCACACCATCGCAGCGCAG TTCCCTGACGAACCCACTAGGCAGCAAAAACGGGATGCGAAGGAATTG ATGCATATAATCTCGAGACTATATCCTTGCAAAGAATGTGCTGATCACTTCAAAGAAGTTTTGAA GGCAAATCCTGTGCAGGCAGGATCTCAGGCTGAATTCTCCCAGTGGTTATGTTATGTGCACAACGTGGTTAATCGAAG AATCATAGGAAAATTAAGGTCTCAGGGCCAAAAAGAGGAAAACTGA
- the LOC136504552 gene encoding FAD-linked sulfhydryl oxidase ERV1-like isoform X1 yields MPLLGWNPLAPVLQTVAAFSRHILIAPDAGPDDHRLRPLLALSLSPPSPAPPRPEVLKKDKDAKEAPLTKEEVGRATWMLLHTIAAQFPDEPTRQQKRDAKELMHIISRLYPCKECADHFKEVLKANPVQAGSQAEFSQWLCYVHNVVNRSLGKPIFPCQRVTARWGKLDCPERSCDLEGNIDIMPNL; encoded by the exons ATGCCACTGCTGGGCTGGAACCCGCTGGCACCCGTCCTTCAGACCGTCGCCGCTTTCTCCCGCCACATCCTCATCGCCCCCGACGCCGGCCCCGACGACCACCGCCTCCGCCCCCTCCTAGCGCTCTCCCTCTCCCCGCCTTCGCCGGCACCACCGCGGCCGGAGGTCCTGAAG AAGGATAAGGATGCCAAGGAGGCGCCCCTGACGAAGGAGGAGGTCGGCCGGGCCACGTGGATGCTGCTTCACACCATCGCAGCGCAG TTCCCTGACGAACCCACTAGGCAGCAAAAACGGGATGCGAAGGAATTG ATGCATATAATCTCGAGACTATATCCTTGCAAAGAATGTGCTGATCACTTCAAAGAAGTTTTGAA GGCAAATCCTGTGCAGGCAGGATCTCAGGCTGAATTCTCCCAGTGGTTATGTTATGTGCACAACGTGGTTAATCGAAG CCTAGGGAAGCCAATATTTCCCTGCCAAAGAGTAACTGCACGATGGGGTAAGCTCGATTGCCCTGAGCGCTCGTGTGATCTAGAAGGCAACATCGACATCATGCCAAACCTATGA
- the LOC136467944 gene encoding uncharacterized protein, whose translation MEARTMLLLFTLLLTGQRGCTCTASVVAGEGGFSVDFIHHDSARSPFRLPALSPHAHALAAAHRSLQGEVLGRSYSGSSPPAAPVSTADGCVESKIITRSFEYLMSVNVGTPPTQLLAIADTGSDLVWVNCSSNGDGPADADAVVLGVLRRRPKGKMSTPGTSLAAGSQAAAAGASSSAGSQAQAADDVRELLLSSRKPQN comes from the exons ATGGAAGCGAGGACTATGCTTCTTCTGTTCACCCTCCTCCTCACCGGGCAACGAGGCTGCACCTGCACGGCCTCTGTTGTTGCCGGTGAAGGCGGGTTCAGCGTGGACTTCATCCACCACGACTCCGCCAGGTCGCCGTTCCGCCTCCCCGCGTTGTCCCCGCATGCCCACGCGCTCGCGGCCGCGCACCGCTCGCTCCAGGGCGAGGTGCTCGGGCGCTCTTACAGCGGCTCGTCTCCCCCGGCCGCGCCCGTGTCCACGGCCGACGGCTGCGTCGAGTCCAAGATCATCACCAGGTCGTTCGAGTACCTGATGTCCGTGAACGTCGGTACGCCGCCGACGCAGTTGCTTGCCATCGCCGACACCGGCAGCGACCTCGTGTGGGTGAACTGCAGCAGCAACGGCGACGGCCCCGCGGACGCGGACGCAGTTGTACTGGGTGTTCTCCGTCGGAGGCC AAAGGGGAAAATGTCTACTCCTGGTACATCTTTGGCTGCTGGATCTCAAGCTGCAGCTGCTGGTGCATCTTCGTCTGCTGGATCTCAAGCGCAAGCTGCCGACGACGTGCGCGAGCTCCTCCTCTCAAGCCGCAAGCCCCAAAATTAA